One part of the Tunicatimonas pelagia genome encodes these proteins:
- a CDS encoding sulfatase translates to MQRIASCLLTVLATLGACLSPSEVPEEPQQLSYNVVIFLIDDLGWTDLSCYGSDLYETPNIDRLAQEGVKFTNAYSACTVCSPTRAAIMTGKYPARLNITDWIAGHQNKYGKLLPPDWTKYLPNKEITIAEIAQAAGYVTASVGKWHLGDSVVYYPQYQGFDRNVAGYYRGQPPSYFYPYVRGNDTLPYLEGGVEGESLTDRLTDEASRFITDHAEQPFLLYFPHYAVHTPIQGKDSLTAYYQSKVTDSLQHTNAKYAAMIHSTDESVGQIMQLLDSLGISDQTLVIFTSDNGGLELRNITQNDPLRAGKGSAYEGGIRVPMIVRWPKAKRNVEIIDEPVITMDVFATVANVLGTGGAQDYHQDGVNLLPLLEREAETLEREALYWHYPHYHPGGASPYSAIRQGNYKLIEFLEDEHLELYNLEDDIGEANNLISEVPEVANDLYNQLETWRNEVSAQDPVPNPQYDSLKAKEFYRF, encoded by the coding sequence ATGCAACGTATCGCTTCATGTTTACTAACGGTATTGGCTACTCTAGGTGCCTGTCTCTCACCGAGTGAGGTGCCCGAAGAGCCTCAGCAGCTTTCTTATAATGTAGTCATTTTTCTGATTGATGATCTAGGTTGGACAGATTTAAGCTGCTACGGTAGTGATCTGTACGAAACTCCGAATATTGACCGATTAGCCCAAGAAGGCGTTAAATTTACCAATGCGTATTCCGCATGCACGGTGTGTTCGCCCACCCGCGCCGCTATCATGACGGGTAAATATCCAGCCCGATTGAACATTACCGACTGGATAGCGGGGCACCAGAATAAGTACGGAAAGCTTTTGCCTCCCGACTGGACAAAATACTTGCCCAACAAAGAAATTACCATCGCCGAAATTGCTCAAGCAGCAGGTTACGTAACGGCTAGCGTTGGTAAATGGCACTTGGGCGATTCGGTAGTATATTATCCGCAGTACCAAGGTTTCGATCGGAATGTGGCGGGGTATTACCGGGGGCAGCCACCAAGCTACTTTTATCCCTATGTCCGGGGAAATGATACCTTGCCGTATCTAGAAGGTGGAGTGGAAGGGGAGTCCCTGACTGATCGCTTAACTGACGAAGCCTCCCGCTTTATCACTGACCATGCCGAACAACCCTTTCTGCTGTACTTTCCTCACTATGCAGTGCATACCCCCATTCAGGGCAAAGATAGCTTAACTGCTTACTACCAAAGTAAAGTAACGGATAGCTTGCAGCATACCAATGCCAAATACGCCGCCATGATTCACAGCACTGACGAAAGCGTAGGTCAAATTATGCAGTTACTGGATAGTTTGGGGATCAGTGATCAAACGCTGGTAATATTTACTAGTGATAATGGTGGGCTAGAATTGCGAAACATTACCCAAAATGACCCATTACGGGCAGGAAAAGGCTCGGCTTACGAAGGGGGTATTCGGGTACCAATGATTGTCCGTTGGCCTAAGGCTAAGCGTAACGTAGAAATAATTGACGAGCCCGTAATTACAATGGATGTGTTTGCAACCGTGGCCAACGTTTTGGGAACCGGAGGAGCGCAAGATTATCATCAGGACGGTGTGAACCTATTGCCTCTGCTGGAAAGGGAGGCTGAAACGCTAGAGCGGGAAGCATTGTATTGGCACTATCCGCACTACCATCCGGGTGGAGCGAGTCCGTATTCAGCCATTCGGCAGGGAAATTATAAGCTGATCGAGTTCTTAGAAGACGAGCACCTAGAGCTCTATAATCTGGAAGACGACATTGGCGAAGCCAACAATCTCATCAGTGAAGTGCCCGAAGTAGCTAATGATTTATATAACCAGCTTGAAACCTGGCGGAATGAAGTTAGTGCTCAAGACCCTGTACCCAATCCGCAGTATGATTCACTAAAGGCGAAGGAATTCTATCGGTTTTAG
- a CDS encoding glycosyltransferase, whose protein sequence is MNQQKVLFVVLPVQGHINPMIGVAQRIYQMKFEVAFFAQDDISEQLFKAGIHCTCYTPQREPDIPDDFTVQGADFAHKMKDKGWMQLWIKTFLIDSVPVLIDELTEVVNSFEPDIIVSDPMVYATAIVAEKRGIPWVGVSNSLNPVVPKGWTSDLTETHEKFKEERLALFSSISREIDFRVADVISPWLNTVFTSEEYISRELAENDFSYYVGAPFPANSRGDETDFPFAKINKSKQVVYMSLGSMVFYHPKLFITVAKALEGLNVQLILSVGSLYSEGFDKEFPEDSIVLPYVPQLQVLDQVDVMVSHGGANSVLECMAKGIPMALLPLCNDQFFNAKFLERAKIGIVMDAKNPTVESYKTGLTKLLDEESIYRRNVQIMKNSLKNYGGAQEVADLVGQLLKNKTPLKPPV, encoded by the coding sequence ATGAATCAGCAGAAAGTTTTATTTGTTGTCCTTCCGGTTCAGGGACATATCAATCCAATGATAGGGGTTGCCCAACGCATCTATCAGATGAAATTTGAAGTCGCTTTTTTTGCTCAAGACGATATTTCAGAACAACTGTTCAAAGCAGGTATTCATTGCACATGTTACACACCGCAAAGAGAACCTGATATTCCAGATGACTTTACAGTTCAGGGTGCTGACTTTGCCCACAAAATGAAGGATAAAGGCTGGATGCAACTATGGATAAAAACTTTCCTTATTGATAGCGTTCCAGTTCTGATAGACGAGTTAACGGAAGTGGTAAATTCCTTTGAACCCGATATTATTGTATCGGACCCAATGGTTTACGCTACAGCAATTGTTGCCGAAAAACGAGGAATACCCTGGGTGGGAGTTTCCAATTCGCTTAATCCCGTCGTACCAAAGGGGTGGACGAGTGATTTAACTGAGACTCATGAAAAATTCAAGGAAGAGCGACTGGCCCTTTTTAGTTCTATTAGCAGAGAGATAGATTTTCGGGTAGCCGATGTAATCTCTCCCTGGTTAAATACCGTTTTCACTTCGGAAGAATACATTTCTAGAGAGTTGGCGGAGAATGATTTTTCTTATTACGTAGGAGCACCATTTCCGGCAAATAGCCGGGGAGATGAAACCGATTTTCCGTTTGCGAAAATTAACAAAAGTAAACAAGTGGTCTATATGTCCCTGGGAAGTATGGTTTTCTACCATCCCAAGTTGTTTATTACCGTTGCAAAAGCGTTAGAAGGATTAAATGTGCAGTTGATTTTGTCGGTAGGTAGTCTTTATAGTGAAGGTTTTGACAAAGAGTTTCCCGAGGACAGTATTGTGTTACCCTATGTACCCCAGCTTCAAGTATTGGATCAAGTTGATGTCATGGTTAGTCACGGAGGGGCAAATTCAGTTTTAGAGTGTATGGCCAAGGGAATACCAATGGCACTCTTACCCTTGTGCAATGACCAGTTTTTTAATGCTAAGTTTTTGGAAAGAGCCAAAATTGGTATTGTCATGGATGCTAAAAACCCAACGGTAGAATCATACAAAACGGGACTAACGAAACTACTAGATGAAGAGAGTATTTACCGCAGAAACGTTCAGATCATGAAAAACTCACTAAAAAATTATGGAGGAGCTCAAGAAGTAGCCGATTTAGTTGGTCAGTTACTAAAAAACAAGACACCGTTAAAGCCTCCGGTTTAG
- a CDS encoding TetR/AcrR family transcriptional regulator, which translates to MTEKQEKIIQAALELFAREGYHATSTSKVARHAGVSEGLIFRHFENKKGLLRAIIRVGEERLQSLYAAIVLESDPKKAVKKAIELPFTVPESEYGFWRLQYKLKWELPDYTPGKMEPLRIALSNAFEKLDYASPKMEAEFLIHFLDGLGSGLLKNDVVEKEKLRQHLLTIYEV; encoded by the coding sequence ATGACAGAAAAGCAAGAAAAAATTATTCAAGCTGCTTTAGAGCTATTTGCTCGTGAGGGGTATCATGCTACCTCTACTAGCAAAGTGGCTCGCCACGCTGGGGTTTCCGAAGGTTTGATTTTCCGTCACTTCGAAAATAAAAAAGGGCTTTTGCGGGCTATAATTAGGGTGGGGGAAGAGCGGCTACAATCGCTGTACGCTGCTATCGTATTGGAGTCTGACCCAAAAAAAGCAGTGAAAAAAGCGATTGAGCTACCATTTACGGTGCCTGAGTCGGAGTACGGGTTTTGGAGGCTTCAATACAAGCTAAAATGGGAATTACCAGACTACACCCCAGGTAAGATGGAGCCGCTACGAATAGCTTTATCTAATGCATTTGAAAAACTTGATTATGCTTCCCCAAAAATGGAAGCTGAATTTCTGATTCACTTTCTAGATGGACTGGGAAGCGGATTACTAAAAAACGACGTAGTTGAGAAAGAAAAACTACGTCAGCATTTACTGACTATTTACGAGGTGTAA
- a CDS encoding sulfatase family protein codes for MNNLRQLLYLSISLITVWACQPEAQPDEEPSHRPNILFIMSDDHAYQAISAYSDKLIETPNIDRIAEEGMLFTNACVTNSICAPSRAVILTGKHSHLNGKIDNRFPFDTTNITFPQLLHDAGYQTAMFGKLHFGNSPKGFDQFKILPGQGTYYNPDFITKSEGKVQVEGYTTDIITDMTLGWLKEEREAEKPFLLMYLHKAPHREWLPAERHYKEFVKKTFPEPETLFDDYEGRGAAAKEAEMNLLKHMNWAGDSKIRPSLLDSLGIPETEDWDHEAFAREVGRQNEQQRAAWDAVYDSINSHFRENYANMNQEELMRWRYQRYMQDYLGSIASVDEGVGQVLDYLEESGLAENTIVVYTSDQGFYLGEHGWFDKRFIYDESFKTPLLVRWPGVIEPGSKNTQMVQNLDFAQTFLAAAEVEAPSDMQGENLIPLFKGETENFRDAVYYHYYEYPSVHMVKRHYGIVTEDYKLAHFYYDVDEWELYDRKKDPQEMNNVYNDPAYAEVVEKLHQDLDELRTKYKDSKELDQKYIDMYQNMVN; via the coding sequence ATGAACAACCTGCGTCAGCTACTATATTTATCAATTTCTCTTATTACGGTGTGGGCATGCCAGCCGGAAGCTCAACCGGACGAAGAGCCTTCTCACCGTCCTAATATTCTATTTATCATGTCGGACGATCATGCCTATCAGGCTATTAGTGCCTACTCTGATAAACTGATAGAAACGCCCAATATTGATCGTATTGCAGAAGAAGGTATGCTGTTTACTAATGCCTGTGTTACCAATTCTATTTGTGCACCATCACGAGCAGTAATTCTGACTGGCAAGCATAGTCATCTGAACGGTAAAATTGATAATCGTTTTCCGTTTGATACCACCAATATCACCTTTCCGCAATTGCTACACGATGCGGGCTACCAAACCGCGATGTTCGGTAAACTACACTTTGGTAACAGTCCTAAGGGCTTTGATCAGTTTAAGATTCTGCCGGGCCAGGGAACGTACTATAACCCGGATTTTATTACCAAGAGCGAAGGTAAAGTGCAGGTTGAAGGCTATACTACTGATATTATCACCGACATGACGCTGGGTTGGCTAAAAGAGGAGCGGGAGGCGGAAAAGCCCTTTTTGCTCATGTACTTACACAAAGCTCCGCATCGCGAATGGCTACCAGCCGAACGTCACTACAAAGAGTTTGTGAAGAAAACGTTTCCCGAGCCAGAAACCCTGTTTGATGACTACGAAGGACGGGGGGCAGCAGCCAAAGAAGCTGAAATGAACCTGCTAAAGCATATGAATTGGGCAGGAGATTCAAAAATCCGTCCGAGTCTGCTAGATAGTTTAGGAATACCTGAAACTGAAGATTGGGATCACGAAGCCTTTGCTCGGGAGGTGGGGCGACAGAATGAACAGCAACGCGCCGCTTGGGATGCTGTGTATGATTCTATCAACAGTCATTTTCGAGAGAACTACGCCAACATGAATCAGGAAGAACTAATGCGCTGGCGCTACCAACGCTACATGCAGGATTATCTGGGCAGTATTGCTTCGGTTGATGAAGGGGTAGGGCAGGTACTGGACTATCTGGAAGAAAGCGGGCTAGCCGAAAATACCATTGTGGTCTATACTTCCGACCAGGGTTTTTACTTGGGCGAACACGGCTGGTTTGATAAACGCTTTATCTACGACGAATCATTTAAAACTCCATTGCTAGTTCGTTGGCCAGGAGTGATTGAACCAGGCTCCAAGAATACCCAAATGGTGCAAAACTTAGATTTTGCCCAAACCTTCTTAGCTGCTGCCGAAGTGGAGGCACCATCTGATATGCAGGGAGAAAATCTGATCCCACTGTTTAAGGGAGAGACTGAAAACTTCCGGGATGCGGTTTACTATCATTACTACGAATATCCGTCGGTGCACATGGTAAAACGGCACTACGGCATTGTTACGGAAGATTATAAGTTAGCTCACTTTTATTACGATGTAGACGAGTGGGAGCTGTATGATCGTAAAAAAGACCCTCAGGAAATGAATAATGTTTACAATGACCCGGCCTACGCTGAAGTAGTTGAAAAGCTTCATCAAGACTTGGACGAACTCCGTACGAAGTACAAAGATTCTAAAGAATTAGATCAGAAGTACATTGATATGTACCAGAATATGGTGAATTGA
- a CDS encoding helix-turn-helix domain-containing protein yields MLTKHQNFLKKIEHHIDNNLKNEQFGVGQLSKLMGMSRSHLHRKLKKIHGKSVSQVIREYRLEVAKKMLLKKEITASEVTYHVGFSSPSYFSKCFTKYFGYPPSKAKGKNGYVPQDSIEKGFIKLDKTIMVLPFKNLSPNEHNQYLVDGMVDAIDRHLSNIDGLKVVSSLVLSRLIPIKEIGEKYGVSSIVQGSIQQQANTIRIEIKLLDTYDGKIIWAQNYDRNIFDVLEIQGEIFTSIVRALKINISKEEYSLITKRTSYDSVAYDNYLKGMYYMNQLGTKEVEKSLEYFKKAIKIENSITPAYSAIANYYHMKASTFAAGVHTKEAFRKAKQFLAIAIKLDKDWHFNFTMKGFQLAFFQWKFLQANQYYQMGLKDNKPLNYIMYRDYLQIENRHEEALQVSLYLDKEMPFYPNFSIVMSFYYNSLYEEGETYIEERLPFFSANYSAYDNSGFFYLNIGKYDQAIHLFQKAIQLVGKRFPRILGWMGAAYAKKGEPEQAKALLRELQEMKVKNQPGSPAWFMAVIHTALGETVDALRWIRTAIDEKEMEVPWLVSEPQFYPLHQLTEFDALVKRVGFRERSYPVKLPKALS; encoded by the coding sequence ATGCTTACAAAGCACCAAAACTTCTTAAAAAAGATAGAACATCATATCGATAATAATCTTAAGAATGAGCAGTTTGGAGTCGGGCAATTATCGAAACTTATGGGGATGAGCCGTTCCCATTTACACCGCAAACTGAAAAAAATACATGGAAAGTCGGTCAGCCAAGTAATTCGGGAATATCGCTTGGAGGTGGCCAAAAAAATGCTCTTGAAGAAAGAGATAACTGCTTCCGAAGTAACCTATCACGTTGGTTTTTCCAGTCCGTCCTATTTTAGTAAGTGTTTTACAAAGTATTTTGGCTACCCACCGAGCAAAGCTAAAGGTAAGAACGGATACGTACCACAAGATTCAATAGAGAAAGGTTTTATCAAGCTTGATAAAACCATCATGGTTTTGCCTTTTAAAAATTTAAGCCCGAATGAACATAATCAATACCTAGTAGATGGTATGGTGGACGCCATAGATAGACATTTATCAAATATCGATGGCCTTAAAGTGGTTTCTTCATTGGTGCTTTCGAGATTAATCCCTATAAAAGAAATTGGAGAAAAATATGGTGTGTCTTCCATTGTACAGGGTAGTATACAACAACAGGCGAATACAATAAGAATAGAAATTAAATTGTTGGACACGTATGACGGTAAGATTATATGGGCACAAAACTATGACAGAAACATATTTGATGTGCTGGAAATTCAAGGTGAAATTTTTACAAGTATTGTCCGTGCGCTAAAAATAAATATTTCAAAAGAAGAATACTCCCTTATCACAAAAAGGACTTCGTATGATTCAGTTGCTTACGATAATTATCTAAAGGGTATGTATTACATGAATCAGCTCGGCACCAAGGAGGTTGAAAAGTCTTTGGAGTATTTTAAAAAAGCCATCAAAATCGAGAACTCAATTACCCCCGCCTACTCCGCAATCGCTAATTATTATCACATGAAGGCCTCCACTTTTGCGGCTGGTGTTCATACTAAAGAAGCGTTTAGAAAAGCCAAACAGTTTTTAGCTATTGCCATCAAGTTAGATAAAGATTGGCATTTTAATTTTACTATGAAAGGTTTTCAGTTGGCCTTTTTTCAGTGGAAATTTCTCCAAGCCAACCAATACTATCAGATGGGTTTAAAAGACAATAAACCCCTGAATTACATCATGTACCGCGATTATCTACAAATTGAGAATCGGCACGAAGAGGCCTTGCAGGTATCATTATATCTTGATAAAGAAATGCCTTTCTACCCAAATTTCTCTATCGTCATGTCCTTTTACTACAATAGTTTATATGAGGAAGGGGAAACCTACATTGAGGAAAGATTGCCGTTCTTTTCTGCAAATTATTCGGCTTACGATAATTCGGGCTTTTTCTATCTAAATATTGGCAAGTATGATCAGGCTATTCATTTATTCCAAAAAGCTATTCAACTGGTGGGCAAACGCTTCCCCAGAATATTAGGCTGGATGGGGGCAGCCTACGCGAAAAAAGGAGAGCCTGAACAAGCCAAAGCGCTGTTGCGTGAGTTACAAGAAATGAAAGTAAAGAACCAACCCGGTTCACCCGCTTGGTTTATGGCTGTTATCCATACTGCCCTTGGTGAAACGGTGGATGCGCTTAGGTGGATCAGAACCGCCATCGATGAAAAAGAGATGGAAGTACCTTGGTTAGTGAGTGAACCACAATTCTATCCTTTACATCAACTCACTGAATTTGATGCATTGGTAAAACGAGTAGGGTTTCGTGAACGTAGCTACCCCGTAAAATTACCCAAAGCGCTTTCCTAA
- a CDS encoding sigma-54-dependent transcriptional regulator, which produces MPSPGKQNSSVLIIDDDADVLHSARMFLKQHFQQVDTQEDPTQINSLISQNHYGVVMLDMNFRRGEHDGREGLYWLERIREIDPKTAVILITAYGDIELAVEAMRLGAANFVLKPWKNQKLLEAVEAALSRQQARGRKNPTKTTPEPAMVGQSEAMLSVFDLVRKVAPTEANVLILGENGTGKDLVAQAIHRQSARKNQPFVRVDAGALTATLFESELFGHVKGAFTDAAHDKAGKFEQASGGTLFLDEIGNLSLAQQAKLLTVLQTRRVNRVGSNQEISVNIRLVCATNQPISGMAADADSAFRQDLLYRINTVEVSVPPLRNRVGDIPLLAQHFLEQYAEKYQKPQPALAESTLQYLQNYDWPGNVRELQHAIERAVILSNKPSIQPEDFSLGIPVNPLATEELPKTLDENERNFIKQALDRHQGNITHTAKELGITRTALYRRLEKFGL; this is translated from the coding sequence ATGCCCAGCCCTGGGAAACAAAATAGTAGTGTGCTAATTATTGACGACGATGCCGATGTATTGCATTCGGCTCGAATGTTTTTAAAGCAACACTTTCAGCAGGTTGATACCCAGGAAGATCCTACTCAGATTAATTCACTGATCTCGCAAAACCACTACGGTGTGGTAATGCTGGATATGAACTTCCGGCGGGGCGAGCACGATGGTCGGGAGGGACTTTATTGGCTGGAGCGTATTCGCGAAATCGACCCAAAGACGGCAGTAATTCTGATCACAGCCTACGGAGATATTGAATTAGCGGTAGAAGCTATGCGGTTAGGAGCGGCCAACTTCGTACTCAAACCCTGGAAAAATCAGAAGTTATTGGAGGCAGTAGAAGCTGCTCTGAGCCGCCAGCAAGCCCGAGGAAGGAAAAATCCCACAAAGACGACCCCTGAGCCAGCAATGGTGGGGCAATCAGAAGCAATGCTGTCAGTCTTTGATTTGGTCAGGAAAGTGGCTCCTACGGAAGCCAACGTATTGATCTTAGGTGAAAATGGCACTGGAAAAGACTTAGTTGCCCAGGCTATACACCGCCAATCTGCTCGGAAAAACCAACCTTTTGTGCGGGTTGATGCGGGCGCATTAACTGCCACTCTGTTTGAAAGTGAACTATTCGGCCACGTGAAAGGAGCTTTCACTGATGCTGCTCACGATAAAGCGGGGAAGTTTGAACAAGCTTCGGGCGGAACGCTATTTTTGGATGAGATCGGCAATTTAAGTTTGGCTCAACAAGCTAAATTACTCACGGTACTACAAACCCGTCGGGTAAACCGTGTAGGTTCTAACCAAGAAATCTCTGTAAATATTAGGCTTGTCTGCGCTACCAATCAGCCCATCAGTGGCATGGCAGCCGATGCTGACTCCGCTTTTCGGCAAGACCTGTTGTACCGTATTAATACTGTTGAAGTATCAGTACCTCCGCTACGAAACCGAGTGGGCGATATTCCTCTGTTAGCCCAGCATTTTCTCGAGCAGTACGCCGAAAAATACCAAAAACCTCAACCGGCACTGGCAGAAAGCACTCTCCAGTACCTTCAGAACTACGACTGGCCCGGTAATGTACGGGAGCTGCAACATGCTATTGAGCGAGCGGTGATTCTCAGTAATAAACCTAGTATACAACCCGAAGATTTCTCGCTGGGCATTCCGGTGAATCCGCTCGCTACGGAAGAACTTCCAAAAACGCTAGATGAGAATGAGCGAAACTTTATCAAGCAAGCTCTGGATCGGCATCAAGGAAACATTACGCATACCGCCAAAGAACTAGGTATCACCCGCACAGCACTATACCGACGGTTAGAAAAATTTGGGTTATAG
- a CDS encoding oxidoreductase → MNNQKVALVTGASSGIGKEIAKKLLSDGLVVYVAARRVEKMQDLESLGAIALKMDITSEADIIQVVETITQENNGVDVLVNNAGFGSYGAVEDTSIDDARYQFEVNLFGLAALTQKVLPHMRGQRSGTIINISSMGGKMYTPLGAWYHATKYALEGWSDCLRLELEPFGIDVVIIEPGIINTEFGDVMTGPMMERSGNSAYSKLARAMEKSAQESYEKGSGSSPTVIADTVARAVRMKKPRPRYAVGSMAKPLIFLRWLLSDRLFDKAVMSQVK, encoded by the coding sequence ATGAATAATCAAAAAGTAGCCTTAGTTACCGGAGCATCTTCCGGTATTGGTAAAGAAATTGCCAAAAAATTATTAAGCGATGGGTTAGTGGTGTACGTGGCCGCCCGCCGAGTGGAAAAAATGCAAGACTTAGAGTCGCTAGGTGCAATTGCTCTAAAAATGGATATCACCAGCGAAGCTGATATTATTCAGGTAGTTGAGACAATTACGCAGGAAAACAATGGCGTAGATGTGCTGGTAAATAACGCTGGGTTTGGCAGCTACGGAGCTGTGGAGGACACTTCTATTGATGACGCCCGATATCAGTTTGAGGTAAATCTATTTGGTCTGGCAGCACTCACCCAAAAAGTACTGCCCCACATGCGCGGTCAACGGTCAGGAACAATTATTAATATCTCTTCTATGGGAGGTAAGATGTACACACCTCTGGGAGCTTGGTACCACGCCACAAAGTACGCTCTGGAAGGTTGGTCCGACTGCTTACGGTTGGAGTTAGAACCTTTTGGTATTGATGTAGTCATTATTGAACCTGGTATTATCAATACTGAATTTGGTGATGTGATGACTGGGCCAATGATGGAGCGTTCGGGTAATTCAGCTTATTCTAAGCTAGCTAGAGCTATGGAAAAATCTGCTCAAGAGTCCTATGAAAAAGGCAGCGGAAGCTCACCAACGGTTATTGCCGATACCGTAGCCAGAGCAGTAAGGATGAAAAAGCCCAGACCTCGCTACGCTGTGGGTAGTATGGCTAAACCCTTAATTTTCCTCCGCTGGTTACTCAGTGATCGCCTGTTTGACAAAGCGGTTATGAGCCAAGTAAAGTAA
- a CDS encoding mechanosensitive ion channel family protein: MFENFLKSLTINFEKIFENNTLEDYLVALGIVVSGFVITRILRAIVIKQLRRLTEATDTDIDDYIVDSIGRFGVPILYFISVYVGVKYLTLTDMINEAIRVATLVVITFFSIRFISSVVLMLLRTYVRQQENGEEKVKQLRGVMLIFNLLIWGAGLLVLLDNLGVNVTAMVAGLGIGGIAIALAAQNILGDLFNYFVIFFDRPFEIGDFIIVDEKLGTIEAIGIKTTRVKSLSGEQLVFSNSDLTSSRIHNFKRMQTRRIVFSVGVIYQTPLEQVKEIPEILKRAVETQELAQFDRAHFKAYGDSSLNYEIVYIVQSADFNVYMNVQQAINFEIFAEFQQRGIEFAYPTRTLYMAGQTDNNQEEKTNPYES; the protein is encoded by the coding sequence ATGTTTGAGAATTTTTTAAAGAGCCTAACTATAAACTTTGAAAAGATTTTTGAGAACAATACACTAGAAGATTATCTGGTAGCTCTCGGAATAGTTGTGTCAGGGTTTGTAATCACCCGCATTCTTCGGGCAATTGTTATTAAACAACTCAGAAGACTAACTGAAGCTACTGATACTGATATTGACGACTACATTGTTGATAGCATTGGCCGCTTCGGAGTGCCTATTCTGTACTTTATTTCAGTATATGTAGGCGTTAAGTACCTTACTCTCACCGATATGATTAATGAGGCGATTCGGGTAGCAACGCTGGTGGTAATCACATTTTTTAGTATTCGGTTTATCTCATCGGTAGTACTTATGCTGCTTCGTACTTACGTACGACAACAGGAAAATGGGGAAGAGAAGGTGAAGCAACTTCGCGGAGTAATGCTAATTTTCAACCTCTTAATTTGGGGGGCTGGTTTACTGGTATTGCTGGATAACCTCGGGGTGAACGTTACGGCTATGGTTGCCGGATTAGGAATTGGTGGTATTGCCATTGCATTGGCCGCTCAGAATATCTTGGGTGACTTATTCAATTACTTTGTAATCTTCTTCGACCGTCCGTTCGAGATTGGTGACTTTATTATTGTTGATGAGAAATTAGGAACAATAGAAGCTATCGGAATTAAAACTACCCGAGTAAAGAGTCTCTCGGGTGAGCAACTGGTGTTTTCTAACAGTGATCTCACTAGTTCGCGCATTCATAACTTTAAGCGGATGCAAACCCGCCGGATTGTGTTTAGCGTGGGAGTGATTTATCAAACCCCGCTTGAGCAAGTAAAAGAAATCCCGGAAATTCTGAAGCGAGCGGTAGAAACCCAGGAGTTGGCTCAATTTGACCGAGCCCATTTCAAAGCCTACGGTGATTCCAGCCTCAACTACGAAATAGTCTACATCGTTCAGTCGGCTGATTTTAATGTGTATATGAATGTGCAGCAGGCTATTAACTTTGAAATATTTGCTGAATTTCAGCAACGGGGTATAGAGTTCGCCTATCCAACCCGCACATTGTATATGGCCGGACAAACTGATAACAATCAGGAAGAAAAGACCAATCCGTACGAGTCTTAA